Genomic DNA from Desulfovibrio sp. UCD-KL4C:
TTTGGGTCAGAAAACTAAACTTGGGCAGTAAGGTGAAGTTATGAGTTACTATAGACCGGAACTGCCTAAGTCTGGATCATCCAGCGTTTGGTTTGACTATGGCTCCCCAGGGTTTAACGGATATTTTAAATGGCATAAAACTACTTACGGAACGAATCCTTCATTTAACGCTAAAGGATTGTCAGCTCCATCCAGTTGGCAGATGCCTGAAGATTGGACTTTTTCTGATGCGACAGGGCATTGGTATAATTCAAGTGAAATGAAAAACGCCGGCTTTAATCTGATTGATGGAGAGTGGCTTCATCCAAACGATATTAGAAAGCGTGAAATCGATAAGGAAAATGCTGATATTGAAGCACGAATAGCTGCCAGAAACGCCAATGAAAAAAAGATGCGGCAGGTTCATGCCTTGGGCAGAAAAAAAACGATACTTACTGGTCCTGTAGGTGTTTCGGGTGTGGCTAAAGTAGAGAA
This window encodes:
- a CDS encoding aminobutyrate aminotransferase, with the translated sequence MSYYRPELPKSGSSSVWFDYGSPGFNGYFKWHKTTYGTNPSFNAKGLSAPSSWQMPEDWTFSDATGHWYNSSEMKNAGFNLIDGEWLHPNDIRKREIDKENADIEARIAARNANEKKMRQVHALGRKKTILTGPVGVSGVAKVEKQFLQNSKGVMQ